Proteins encoded in a region of the Streptomyces sp. NBC_01298 genome:
- a CDS encoding polyketide synthase, with protein MPDRDRQGRGSGQRRHHRGPRPTDAAIVGMGAVFPGAADLAAYRRNLLAGTDCIGDVPPGRWDPEVYYDPDGANGPASGDRFYCRRGGFVDGLAAFDPTRFGIMPATVEGAEPDQMLALHATAEAIADAGGEGRLPADRSRIGIVLGRGGFMGVATARLDQRVRTAHQLAQTLRELAPDLGERRIAAVRSAFQEALGPERPDASIGLVPSFTAARTANRLDFHGPAYTLDAACASSLLAVDQAVGLLAGGRCDAVVAGAVHHCHIATLWSVFTQLRALSPSERIRPFDRRADGTLLSEGTGVVLLKRLADAERDGDRIYAVIRGTGVAGDGRAASLMSPLVAGQVRALERAWREAGLDPRAPGALGLLEAHGTGTPVGDTAELDTLARVFGPYAGGGDDGAGGDRPAGDESGAANGLDAGNAIGFGSVKSMLGHTMQASGMAGLIKAALAVYEGVLPPTLHLEEPHPGLARTRMRPVTAARPWERGPAPRRAGVNAFGFGGINAHVVLEEAPDAARRTAPPGRTTPARPAAPVRRFLPLGGPAAPVGAPAREEVLLLAASDPAELSARLSSVSVSGSSVSVSDPGHGSPVSGGDGPCRLAVVGPTPQRLALAAKAVARGRAWRGRGEVWFTPEPLGGRLAFLFPGLEPDFAPALDDVADRLGLERPRLTRGEELTERALDAIATGRFLARALPELGIRAEVLAGHSLGEWAAMVTAGMYRQDAADTFLDSLRPGSVKVPDLVYAALGCGTRRAEAALHGLDGVAVSHDNCPHQSVICGGPAEVATALRRLKTEGVLGQELPFRSGFHTPMWEPYLGQVRAAFARLPLQPGTLPLWSATTCAPFPPEPEAVRELVVRHLLEPVRFRELTLRLYEDAGVRGFVTLGPGSLPGFVEDTLRDRPHLSVAASSPRLTGLAALRRTCAALWTEGHAPRWDRLAPHGTADPGPAADVRPAAPAAGRGVLLDLGSPLVRLGEAARATLAGLLPQATTQATAPGTPAARTVPDPVAAEPRPVLLSALDAAPAGGNTDAQPTAPQPTAPQPTAPQPTGIQPGPGTHTLRLSLATLPYVRDHCVYLQPEGWPQDSDRFPVVPMTTMLELAAEAALRDAPPGLAVIGYDRVRALRWLPVEPALDVEVTVRPAGPGRVRVTLGEYADVSVLLGERYEPLPGPDPTPLSEPRPAPVSAEALYRDRWMFHGPRFAGVHEVRAVGADGIRGVLRALPDPGALLDAAGQLFGHWMQLRLPVDRLVFPATVDAIRFSGPPPSPYELVGATARIREVRDVTVRGDVELLRADGRVWARIDGWTYRRFGADERVWPMKFTPEVCGIGEPRPGGWCLARRRWTDPASQELVMRRYLGAAERAAYERLAPRARAPWLLGRIAAKDALRHLLWDGGAGPVFPAEVPIGNDPAGRPFAGGELAGGFHLTIAHKDRIAVALAHPGLPVGIDVEQVTTDPDALIRIALAPGELGLAERLAAREGAGLPAALTALWCAKEAAAKAAGTGLGGRPRDWRTTGDPGSGELCVLSPDGHPYPVRFTLLADAPLDDPGHLGQPGHPGQPSHLGRPGTQSHHPVHVVAWTDRSVPLSPSPVPSHLTETSHGS; from the coding sequence GTGCCTGACCGTGACCGACAAGGCCGGGGATCCGGTCAGCGCCGCCACCACCGCGGTCCGCGGCCCACCGACGCGGCGATCGTCGGGATGGGCGCGGTGTTCCCGGGCGCCGCGGACCTCGCCGCCTACCGCCGCAACCTCCTGGCCGGCACCGACTGCATCGGCGACGTCCCGCCCGGGCGCTGGGACCCCGAGGTGTACTACGACCCGGACGGCGCCAACGGACCTGCCTCGGGCGACCGGTTCTACTGCCGGCGCGGGGGCTTCGTGGACGGGCTCGCCGCCTTCGACCCGACCCGGTTCGGCATCATGCCGGCCACCGTGGAAGGCGCCGAACCGGACCAGATGCTCGCCCTGCACGCCACGGCCGAGGCCATCGCCGACGCGGGCGGCGAGGGCCGCCTGCCGGCCGACCGCTCGCGGATCGGGATCGTGCTGGGGCGCGGCGGGTTCATGGGCGTGGCCACCGCCCGGCTCGATCAACGCGTCCGCACCGCGCACCAGTTGGCGCAGACCCTGCGTGAACTCGCGCCCGACCTCGGCGAGCGGCGGATCGCCGCGGTGCGGTCCGCCTTCCAGGAGGCCCTGGGCCCCGAACGCCCCGACGCGTCGATCGGCCTCGTACCGAGCTTCACAGCCGCCCGGACCGCCAACCGGCTCGACTTCCACGGACCGGCCTACACCCTGGACGCGGCCTGCGCCTCCTCCCTGCTGGCGGTGGACCAGGCGGTGGGGCTGCTGGCCGGCGGGCGCTGTGACGCGGTGGTCGCCGGGGCCGTGCACCACTGCCACATCGCCACCCTGTGGAGCGTGTTCACGCAGCTGCGCGCCCTGAGCCCCAGCGAGCGGATCAGGCCCTTCGACCGGCGCGCCGACGGAACCCTGCTGTCCGAGGGCACCGGAGTGGTGCTGCTGAAGCGGCTGGCCGACGCGGAGCGGGACGGCGACCGGATCTACGCGGTGATCCGCGGCACCGGAGTCGCCGGGGACGGCAGGGCGGCGAGCCTGATGAGCCCGCTGGTCGCGGGCCAGGTACGGGCGCTGGAACGGGCCTGGCGGGAGGCGGGTCTCGACCCCCGGGCGCCCGGTGCTCTGGGGCTGCTGGAGGCCCACGGCACCGGGACCCCGGTGGGGGACACGGCCGAACTGGACACCCTGGCCCGGGTGTTCGGACCGTACGCGGGCGGCGGCGACGACGGCGCCGGCGGGGACCGCCCCGCCGGTGACGAGTCCGGCGCCGCCAACGGCCTCGATGCCGGGAACGCCATCGGCTTCGGCTCCGTGAAGTCCATGCTCGGCCACACCATGCAGGCCTCCGGCATGGCCGGACTGATCAAGGCCGCGCTCGCGGTCTACGAGGGGGTGCTGCCGCCGACCCTGCACCTGGAGGAGCCGCACCCCGGCCTGGCCCGGACCCGGATGCGGCCGGTGACGGCGGCCCGGCCCTGGGAACGCGGGCCGGCCCCGCGCCGGGCCGGGGTCAACGCCTTCGGCTTCGGCGGCATCAACGCGCACGTGGTGCTGGAGGAGGCCCCGGACGCCGCGCGACGGACCGCACCCCCGGGCCGTACGACACCCGCGCGACCGGCCGCGCCCGTACGCCGGTTCCTGCCCCTGGGCGGACCGGCCGCACCCGTGGGGGCGCCCGCACGCGAGGAGGTGCTGCTCCTCGCGGCCTCGGACCCGGCCGAACTGTCGGCCCGCCTGTCGTCCGTCTCCGTCTCCGGCTCCTCGGTGTCCGTCTCCGACCCCGGCCACGGCTCCCCGGTGTCCGGCGGTGACGGGCCCTGCCGGCTCGCCGTCGTCGGCCCCACGCCCCAGCGGCTCGCGCTGGCCGCGAAGGCGGTGGCGCGGGGCCGCGCCTGGCGGGGGCGCGGGGAGGTCTGGTTCACGCCCGAACCGCTGGGCGGCCGGCTGGCGTTCCTGTTCCCGGGCCTGGAGCCGGATTTCGCCCCGGCGCTGGACGACGTCGCGGACCGGCTCGGCCTGGAGCGGCCCCGCCTGACCCGGGGCGAGGAGCTCACGGAGCGGGCGCTCGACGCCATCGCGACGGGCCGGTTCCTCGCCCGGGCGCTGCCCGAACTCGGCATCCGTGCCGAGGTGCTGGCGGGCCACAGCCTGGGGGAGTGGGCGGCGATGGTGACCGCCGGGATGTACCGGCAGGACGCGGCCGACACCTTCCTGGACTCGCTGCGACCCGGGTCGGTGAAGGTGCCGGACCTGGTCTACGCGGCGCTTGGATGCGGGACCCGCCGGGCGGAGGCCGCGCTGCACGGACTGGACGGGGTGGCGGTCAGCCACGACAACTGCCCCCACCAGTCGGTGATCTGCGGCGGTCCGGCCGAAGTGGCCACGGCACTGCGACGGTTGAAGACCGAGGGCGTCCTCGGCCAGGAACTCCCCTTCCGTTCCGGCTTCCACACCCCCATGTGGGAGCCCTACCTGGGCCAGGTCCGAGCGGCCTTCGCCCGACTGCCGCTCCAGCCCGGCACCTTGCCCCTCTGGTCGGCGACCACCTGCGCGCCGTTCCCCCCGGAGCCCGAAGCGGTGCGCGAGCTCGTCGTCCGCCATCTGCTGGAGCCGGTCCGCTTCCGCGAGCTGACCCTCCGGCTGTACGAGGACGCCGGCGTCCGCGGCTTCGTCACCCTCGGCCCGGGCAGCCTGCCGGGCTTCGTCGAGGACACCCTGCGCGATCGCCCCCACCTCTCGGTGGCGGCCTCCTCGCCCCGGCTCACCGGCCTCGCCGCCCTGCGGCGGACCTGCGCCGCCCTGTGGACCGAGGGGCACGCCCCGCGCTGGGACCGGCTGGCCCCCCACGGGACGGCAGACCCCGGCCCGGCAGCCGACGTACGGCCGGCGGCGCCCGCGGCCGGGCGCGGCGTGCTCCTGGACCTCGGCTCGCCGCTGGTCCGCCTCGGCGAGGCCGCACGCGCCACCCTCGCGGGACTCCTGCCACAGGCCACCACCCAGGCGACCGCTCCCGGCACCCCGGCCGCCCGCACCGTGCCAGACCCAGTGGCCGCGGAGCCCCGGCCGGTCCTGCTCTCTGCCCTGGACGCGGCCCCGGCCGGAGGAAACACCGACGCGCAGCCGACCGCCCCGCAGCCGACCGCCCCGCAACCAACCGCCCCACAGCCGACCGGCATCCAGCCCGGCCCCGGCACCCACACGCTGCGCCTCTCCCTCGCCACGCTGCCCTACGTGCGCGACCACTGCGTCTACCTGCAGCCCGAGGGGTGGCCGCAGGACTCCGACCGGTTCCCCGTCGTCCCCATGACGACCATGCTGGAGCTGGCGGCCGAAGCCGCCCTGCGGGACGCGCCGCCCGGCCTGGCCGTCATCGGCTACGACCGCGTACGGGCCCTGCGCTGGCTCCCCGTGGAACCGGCCCTCGACGTGGAGGTCACCGTACGGCCCGCCGGGCCGGGCCGCGTGCGCGTCACCCTCGGGGAGTACGCGGACGTGAGCGTGCTGCTCGGCGAGAGGTACGAGCCCCTGCCGGGCCCCGACCCCACCCCGCTGAGCGAGCCGCGGCCGGCCCCGGTCAGCGCCGAGGCCCTCTACCGGGACCGGTGGATGTTCCACGGCCCCCGCTTCGCCGGGGTGCACGAGGTGCGGGCCGTCGGCGCGGACGGCATCCGCGGGGTGCTGCGGGCACTGCCCGACCCGGGCGCGCTGCTCGACGCCGCCGGGCAGCTCTTCGGGCACTGGATGCAGCTGAGGCTCCCCGTGGACCGGCTGGTGTTCCCGGCCACCGTGGACGCCATCCGCTTCTCGGGGCCGCCGCCCTCCCCGTACGAGCTCGTCGGGGCGACGGCCAGGATCCGGGAGGTCCGCGATGTCACCGTGCGCGGTGATGTGGAGCTGCTGCGTGCCGACGGCCGGGTCTGGGCCCGGATCGACGGCTGGACGTACCGGCGTTTCGGCGCCGACGAGCGGGTCTGGCCGATGAAGTTCACCCCGGAGGTCTGCGGCATCGGCGAACCCCGCCCCGGGGGCTGGTGCCTGGCCCGCCGTCGCTGGACCGACCCCGCCTCGCAGGAGCTGGTCATGCGCCGCTACCTCGGCGCCGCCGAGCGCGCGGCCTACGAGCGGCTGGCGCCGCGCGCCCGGGCGCCCTGGCTGCTGGGCCGGATCGCGGCGAAGGACGCCCTGCGCCACCTGCTCTGGGACGGCGGAGCCGGGCCGGTCTTCCCGGCCGAGGTGCCCATCGGCAACGACCCGGCGGGGCGGCCCTTCGCCGGGGGAGAGCTGGCCGGCGGGTTCCACCTGACGATCGCCCACAAGGACCGGATCGCGGTCGCCCTGGCCCACCCCGGACTGCCGGTCGGCATCGACGTGGAACAGGTGACCACCGACCCGGACGCGCTCATCCGCATCGCCCTGGCGCCGGGCGAACTGGGCCTCGCCGAGCGGCTGGCGGCCCGGGAGGGCGCCGGCCTGCCGGCCGCGCTCACCGCACTCTGGTGCGCCAAGGAGGCGGCCGCCAAGGCCGCCGGAACCGGACTCGGAGGCCGCCCGCGCGACTGGCGGACCACCGGCGACCCGGGCTCCGGCGAACTGTGCGTGCTCTCCCCGGACGGGCACCCGTACCCCGTCCGCTTCACCCTTCTCGCGGACGCGCCACTCGACGACCCCGGCCACCTCGGCCAGCCAGGCCACCCCGGCCAGCCAAGCCACCTCGGCCGGCCGGGCACCCAGAGCCACCACCCCGTCCACGTCGTCGCCTGGACCGACCGTTCCGTGCCCCTCTCCCCGTCCCCCGTCCCCTCCCACCTCACGGAGACCAGTCATGGCAGCTGA
- a CDS encoding acyl carrier protein, with the protein MAADILAEITGMLVEIVGDEHLLADEVTMKTTFNEDLALESIEFVALAELLHHRYGAEVDLMGFLSEKDMDGILAMSVGELVTHIGRITHASLAHASHASPAHASPAHASLAHASLAHAPLARASAGSAAAPGSDG; encoded by the coding sequence ATGGCAGCTGACATCCTCGCCGAGATCACCGGCATGCTCGTGGAGATCGTCGGTGACGAGCACCTCCTCGCGGACGAGGTCACGATGAAGACGACGTTCAACGAGGACCTCGCCCTGGAGAGCATCGAGTTCGTGGCCCTGGCCGAACTCCTGCACCACCGCTACGGCGCCGAAGTCGACCTGATGGGCTTCCTGTCCGAGAAGGACATGGACGGCATCCTGGCCATGTCCGTGGGCGAACTCGTCACGCACATCGGCCGGATCACGCACGCCTCCCTCGCGCACGCCTCCCACGCCTCCCCCGCGCACGCCTCCCCCGCGCACGCCTCCCTCGCCCACGCCTCCCTCGCCCACGCGCCCCTGGCCCGCGCCTCGGCGGGATCCGCCGCCGCACCCGGATCGGACGGCTGA
- a CDS encoding alpha/beta fold hydrolase: MAFVPAGDVRFHVQRLPATAPAAGPDAADRPVVVFLHGLVVDNLSSFYCPLAVPVARAGHEVVLYDLRGHGRTERPATGYDSRTAVRDLFALLGALGLGRRPVHLVGNSYGGTLALHAALARPDLVAGLTLLEPPLSGAWVDNMVDTLSAAALGLEGSAVPAELLALRLRKAANLTAIADDLLNRTTLIDDVAASRTFTPADYAGLRCPVLIVCGEHSELVPGAVELARHAPHVTAVEILPGLGHDVLKESSGALRAAVLAHLEATATAGAGAGEHTATTATTAATTAATTTAATAPARSRSRAGALVR, encoded by the coding sequence ATGGCCTTCGTTCCCGCGGGCGACGTCCGCTTCCACGTCCAACGGCTCCCGGCCACCGCGCCCGCGGCCGGCCCCGACGCGGCCGACCGCCCCGTGGTGGTGTTCCTGCACGGGCTGGTCGTCGACAACCTGTCCTCCTTCTACTGCCCCCTGGCCGTCCCGGTGGCCCGGGCCGGGCACGAGGTGGTCCTCTACGATCTGCGCGGCCACGGCCGTACCGAGCGCCCCGCCACCGGCTACGACAGCCGCACCGCCGTACGGGACCTCTTCGCCCTGCTCGGCGCGCTCGGCCTCGGGCGCCGCCCGGTGCACCTCGTCGGCAACAGCTACGGCGGCACCCTGGCGCTGCACGCGGCCCTCGCCCGGCCCGACCTGGTCGCCGGGCTCACCCTGCTCGAACCCCCGCTCAGCGGGGCCTGGGTGGACAACATGGTGGACACCCTGTCGGCGGCCGCACTCGGCTTGGAGGGCAGCGCCGTACCCGCCGAACTGCTCGCGCTGCGGCTGCGCAAGGCGGCCAACCTCACGGCGATCGCCGACGACCTGCTCAACCGCACGACCCTGATCGACGACGTCGCGGCGAGCCGCACCTTCACCCCGGCTGACTACGCGGGACTGCGCTGCCCCGTCCTGATCGTCTGCGGCGAGCACTCCGAACTGGTCCCGGGAGCAGTGGAACTGGCCCGCCACGCCCCGCACGTGACCGCGGTCGAGATCCTGCCGGGCCTCGGGCACGACGTGCTCAAGGAGAGCAGCGGAGCGCTGCGAGCGGCCGTACTCGCCCACCTCGAGGCGACGGCCACGGCGGGGGCGGGGGCGGGGGAGCACACGGCGACGACGGCGACGACGGCAGCGACGACGGCGGCGACGACGACGGCAGCGACGGCACCCGCACGGTCGCGGTCGCGGGCGGGGGCGCTGGTCCGATGA
- a CDS encoding glycosyltransferase: MRVLFTVPPLAGHVNPTVAVGGELAARGHEVAWTGPPGALSRLLPDHARILSSGAEAGGDYALLHARWRDLRGVGALRFLWEEALVPLARGMLPGVVRAVGAFRPDLIVADQQALAGPVAARALGVPWVTSASTSAELTLPFADFPKVGEWVAAQIAGLLAECGADPEPTGKPWDPRFSERLVLVFSSRELVGGEREFPPHYAFVGPAFGARPPAPGFPWQQLDPERRRVLVSLGTLNQEAGGRFYGAVLGAAERLDKEVQLILAAPAPLVGSVPGNVLLRDSVPQLELLPHLDAVVCHAGHNTVCEALAHGLPLVVAPIRDDQPIVARQVVEAGAGVRVRFGRTRAEELRDALTAVLDEPGHRRGARRIQASFAAAGGAAAAADRLEELL; the protein is encoded by the coding sequence ATGAGGGTGCTCTTCACGGTGCCGCCGCTGGCGGGACACGTCAACCCGACCGTGGCGGTCGGCGGCGAACTGGCCGCCCGCGGCCACGAAGTCGCCTGGACCGGTCCGCCGGGGGCACTGTCACGGCTGCTGCCCGATCACGCCCGGATCCTCTCGTCGGGCGCCGAAGCGGGCGGCGACTACGCCCTGCTCCACGCCCGCTGGCGCGATCTGCGCGGGGTCGGGGCACTGCGGTTCCTCTGGGAGGAGGCGCTGGTCCCCCTGGCCAGGGGGATGCTCCCCGGCGTGGTCCGGGCCGTCGGCGCCTTCCGGCCGGACCTGATCGTCGCCGATCAGCAGGCCCTGGCAGGTCCGGTGGCCGCGCGGGCGCTCGGGGTTCCCTGGGTGACCTCCGCCAGCACCTCGGCCGAACTCACCCTCCCCTTCGCGGACTTCCCGAAGGTCGGCGAGTGGGTGGCCGCGCAGATCGCCGGGCTGCTGGCGGAGTGCGGGGCCGACCCCGAGCCGACGGGCAAGCCGTGGGACCCGCGGTTCTCGGAGCGGCTGGTCCTGGTCTTCTCCAGCCGCGAACTGGTCGGAGGAGAGCGGGAGTTCCCGCCGCACTACGCCTTCGTCGGGCCGGCCTTCGGGGCCCGCCCGCCCGCTCCCGGATTCCCCTGGCAGCAGCTGGATCCGGAGCGGCGACGGGTGCTCGTCTCGCTGGGAACCCTCAACCAGGAGGCCGGGGGCCGGTTCTACGGGGCGGTGCTCGGCGCCGCCGAACGACTCGACAAGGAAGTGCAGTTGATCCTGGCGGCCCCCGCCCCACTGGTCGGATCGGTCCCCGGCAACGTGCTGCTGCGCGACAGCGTCCCGCAGCTGGAGCTGCTCCCACACCTGGACGCGGTCGTCTGCCACGCCGGCCACAACACCGTCTGCGAGGCCCTCGCGCACGGCCTGCCCCTGGTGGTCGCCCCGATCCGCGACGACCAGCCGATCGTCGCCCGGCAAGTGGTGGAGGCCGGAGCCGGGGTCCGGGTGCGGTTCGGCAGGACCAGGGCCGAGGAACTGCGCGACGCGCTGACCGCCGTACTGGACGAACCCGGCCACCGCCGGGGCGCCCGGCGGATCCAGGCCTCATTCGCCGCGGCCGGCGGGGCCGCCGCCGCGGCCGACCGGTTGGAGGAACTCCTGTGA
- a CDS encoding class I SAM-dependent methyltransferase, producing MTPTPPPAPARIRRAAPLLPPGVRWTSVLLLAALGAGTVRAARRLRAVPVLPMAASTEAGVPRAAGWRLLTAGGVEPDTATFLAARAHADREGLRVLDLLPGDLPTERLLGLLRLVDPAGYRQDRLGEGRGAGFAVLVAEEVLARAGVDPAGPDTTPADLMALIRCVKEYAADATGLAIAPTLSCGPLAAGRGAARAAELRAQGLPPGALAAAQLAGLGLLAGVAARQGRWGAAAAGLYWIQPYLALGRPGTPLRPGDLARATAARPVRSLGAALRTAAATARTPRPEADLPANGRSGAAETEQAAVRAEGLRTESAQAYRAELAAGTDRFLEPRRPDCPWCGSPRLTVRVRVPDLLQGKPGRFTLEQCGACGHVFQNPRLSPEGLEFYYRDFYDGRGGEGAATVFGRLGAAYRGRAEMLRPHTEPVSWLDVGTGHGHFCNAARAVWPDTRFDGLDMGDGVREAERRGWVETGYQGQFPEFAVKLAGQYEVVSMYHYLEHTRDPLAELDTAAAVLAPGGYLTIELPDPDSRMARLLGPAWLPWFQPQHQHLIPSANLREALADRGFTVLAEEHGAAHQGNDFFGAVALTATRLAPDPDRPWGPPATTARRALAGAVRVAALPCFAAAAVLDGLRTAAARRMDGGNAYRMLARKDQP from the coding sequence GTGACGCCCACCCCGCCCCCTGCCCCCGCCCGGATCCGCCGTGCCGCGCCCCTGCTCCCGCCCGGCGTCCGGTGGACGTCCGTCCTGTTGCTCGCCGCCCTCGGCGCGGGCACCGTGCGTGCCGCCCGCCGGCTGCGGGCCGTCCCGGTGCTGCCCATGGCCGCGTCCACGGAGGCCGGAGTACCGCGCGCCGCCGGGTGGCGGCTGCTCACCGCGGGCGGAGTGGAGCCCGACACGGCCACCTTTCTCGCGGCCCGCGCGCACGCCGACCGGGAGGGACTGCGGGTACTGGACCTGCTGCCCGGGGACCTGCCCACCGAGCGGCTGCTCGGCCTGCTGCGCCTGGTCGACCCGGCCGGCTACCGACAGGACCGGCTCGGCGAGGGGCGCGGGGCCGGCTTCGCCGTGCTCGTCGCCGAGGAGGTGCTCGCCCGGGCCGGGGTGGACCCGGCGGGCCCGGACACCACTCCGGCGGACCTCATGGCGCTGATCCGGTGCGTGAAGGAGTACGCCGCCGACGCCACCGGACTGGCCATCGCGCCCACCCTGAGCTGCGGACCGCTCGCCGCCGGGCGCGGTGCGGCGCGGGCGGCCGAACTGCGGGCCCAGGGACTGCCGCCCGGGGCGCTCGCCGCCGCGCAGCTCGCCGGGCTGGGCCTGCTGGCCGGGGTCGCCGCACGCCAGGGCCGGTGGGGGGCCGCCGCGGCCGGGCTGTACTGGATCCAGCCCTACCTGGCCCTCGGCCGGCCCGGCACACCCCTGCGCCCCGGCGACCTCGCCCGGGCCACGGCCGCCCGGCCGGTCCGGTCCCTCGGCGCGGCCCTGCGTACGGCCGCCGCGACGGCCCGTACCCCGCGCCCTGAGGCCGACCTGCCCGCGAACGGCCGGTCCGGCGCCGCGGAGACGGAGCAGGCCGCCGTCCGGGCCGAGGGGCTCCGCACCGAGTCCGCCCAGGCGTACCGGGCCGAACTGGCCGCCGGGACCGACCGGTTCCTCGAACCGCGCCGCCCGGACTGCCCCTGGTGCGGGTCCCCGAGGCTCACCGTCCGGGTCCGGGTGCCCGACCTGCTCCAGGGCAAGCCGGGCAGGTTCACCCTGGAACAGTGCGGAGCCTGCGGGCACGTCTTCCAGAACCCCCGACTGTCCCCGGAGGGGCTGGAGTTCTACTACCGGGACTTCTACGACGGCCGCGGCGGCGAGGGCGCGGCCACCGTCTTCGGCCGGCTCGGCGCCGCCTACCGCGGCCGGGCCGAGATGCTTCGCCCCCACACCGAGCCCGTGTCCTGGCTCGACGTCGGCACCGGCCACGGCCACTTCTGCAACGCGGCCCGGGCCGTCTGGCCCGACACCCGCTTCGACGGGCTGGACATGGGCGACGGGGTCCGCGAGGCCGAGCGGCGCGGCTGGGTGGAGACCGGATACCAGGGCCAGTTCCCGGAGTTCGCGGTGAAACTCGCCGGCCAGTACGAGGTGGTCAGCATGTACCACTACCTGGAGCACACCCGGGACCCGCTCGCGGAGCTGGACACGGCCGCGGCGGTCCTCGCCCCCGGCGGCTACCTCACCATCGAACTCCCCGACCCCGACTCCCGGATGGCCCGGCTGCTCGGACCGGCCTGGCTGCCCTGGTTCCAGCCGCAGCACCAGCACCTGATCCCCTCCGCGAACCTGCGCGAGGCACTGGCCGACCGGGGCTTCACCGTCCTCGCCGAAGAACACGGGGCCGCCCACCAGGGCAACGACTTCTTCGGCGCGGTGGCCCTGACCGCGACCCGGCTGGCCCCGGACCCGGACCGGCCCTGGGGGCCCCCGGCCACCACCGCCCGGCGCGCCCTCGCCGGAGCCGTACGGGTGGCCGCACTGCCCTGCTTCGCCGCCGCGGCGGTGCTCGACGGGCTGCGCACCGCCGCGGCCCGGCGCATGGACGGCGGCAACGCCTACCGGATGCTGGCCCGCAAGGACCAGCCGTGA
- a CDS encoding galactokinase yields the protein MTGPGARTGPAPARATGLAETTSETTSESTSESTSGPAIGTGEPATGPEAPTGGDLARRATADPLFRLVAYALEAAHGRPSAAVWSAPYTFHLGSPGLVAAAGWPVAAAAAPRTDGLVRLSSLAHPADGCDLPLTLSGPQPATPAWAAGPYALLRALARAGYGRGGTDLHVQGSLTAAAGLATEEAAACAIALAVADVHTPPGEDPDRAGLARLLAQALPDGDDALRRGALFARPGRALLLGHGTPRPEPRRRRQRYVVFDPAASGARLVLLALRPTSELVLGDGTQDRTAELARAVACARRAGALSAWPPGQRPGRSVLVLLPEARLAAVRAAVAEDFRDRALPVPRFLNITVAGAARREA from the coding sequence GTGACGGGCCCCGGCGCGCGCACCGGCCCGGCCCCGGCCCGAGCCACCGGGCTTGCCGAAACCACCTCCGAAACCACCTCCGAATCCACCTCCGAATCCACCTCCGGGCCCGCCATCGGCACGGGTGAACCCGCCACCGGCCCCGAGGCCCCCACCGGAGGGGACCTCGCCCGCCGGGCCACCGCCGACCCGCTCTTCCGCCTGGTCGCCTACGCCCTGGAGGCCGCGCACGGCCGGCCCTCGGCCGCGGTCTGGAGCGCCCCGTACACCTTCCACCTGGGCTCCCCGGGCCTCGTCGCCGCGGCCGGCTGGCCGGTGGCGGCCGCGGCGGCCCCGCGCACGGACGGGCTCGTACGGCTGAGCTCCCTGGCCCACCCGGCGGACGGCTGCGACCTGCCGCTGACCCTCTCCGGGCCGCAGCCCGCCACCCCGGCCTGGGCCGCCGGCCCGTACGCCCTGCTGCGCGCGCTGGCCCGGGCCGGGTACGGCAGGGGCGGGACCGACCTGCACGTGCAGGGCTCCCTCACCGCGGCCGCCGGGCTGGCCACGGAGGAGGCCGCGGCCTGTGCGATCGCGCTCGCGGTGGCCGACGTCCACACACCGCCGGGCGAGGACCCGGACCGGGCGGGGCTCGCCCGGCTGCTGGCGCAGGCGCTGCCGGACGGCGACGACGCCCTGCGCCGGGGCGCCCTCTTCGCCCGCCCGGGCAGGGCCCTGCTGCTCGGCCACGGCACGCCCCGGCCGGAGCCCCGTCGGCGACGCCAGCGGTACGTGGTCTTCGACCCCGCCGCGTCGGGGGCCCGACTGGTGCTGCTGGCCCTGCGGCCGACCTCGGAGCTCGTGCTCGGCGACGGCACGCAGGACCGTACGGCCGAACTGGCCCGGGCCGTCGCGTGCGCCCGCCGGGCCGGGGCCCTGAGCGCCTGGCCGCCCGGGCAGCGACCGGGGCGCAGCGTCCTGGTTCTGCTGCCCGAGGCCCGGCTGGCCGCGGTGCGGGCGGCGGTCGCGGAGGACTTCCGCGACCGGGCCCTGCCCGTGCCCCGGTTCCTGAACATCACCGTCGCGGGCGCGGCCCGCCGCGAGGCGTGA